Proteins encoded by one window of Arachis ipaensis cultivar K30076 chromosome B04, Araip1.1, whole genome shotgun sequence:
- the LOC107637880 gene encoding lactosylceramide 4-alpha-galactosyltransferase-like yields the protein MDSSGSLAMMRSKHISRKIFEYKQKSRNPKSPFFYAIIFAIVFIFCYVQSKYSNSRILYFSSTNHGTDSSSFEESTTSDSENYDPLIPPANASREVRMAWFRTQIPKLELLHSTTLSQQFHDRVTGFLNKGCSVLFHIIWFSPAKHFGKREFLTMDTFFKAHPDGCLIVVSRSMDTESGYATLKPLIDRGFKVGAITPDVPFLVNNTPAEAWLELIKSGNRDPGDIPLSQNLSNLVRLAMLYKYGGGYMDTDIIVLKDFLDLRNAIGAQSLDFTTKQWNRLNNAVMMFDINHPVVWEFLQEFSTTFNGNKWGNNGPYLVSRVMARLEGHNITILPPKAFYPVDWNGIGKLYKKPEGELESRWVESQIDELSNGESYAVHLWNKRSKNLAIEDGSVMARLVSTHCVVCDTITT from the coding sequence ATGGATTCATCTGGCTCTTTGGCAATGATGCGTTCTAAACATATATCAAGGAAGATCTTTGAATACAAACAAAAAAGCCGCAACCCAAAATCACCATTCTTCTATGCCATTATCTTTGCAATAGTATTCATCTTCTGCTATGTTCAAAGCAAATACTCAAATTCTAGAATCCTTTACTTCAGTTCAACAAATCATGGAACAGATTCATCATCATTTGAAGAGTCAACAACTAGTGATTCAGAAAACTATGACCCTCTTATTCCACCGGCAAATGCATCAAGAGAAGTAAGAATGGCATGGTTCAGAACACAGATTCCTAAGCTAGAGTTACTACACTCTACAACATTGTCACAACAATTTCATGATAGAGTCACCGGTTTCTTGAACAAAGGTTGCTCTGTTCTGTTCCACATTATATGGTTTTCGCCGGCGAAACACTTTGGGAAAAGAGAATTTCTTACCATGGACACATTCTTTAAAGCGCACCCGGACGGGTGCTTAATAGTTGTGTCGAGATCAATGGACACCGAGAGTGGATATGCAACTTTGAAGCCGTTGATTGATCGCGGCTTCAAAGTTGGCGCCATAACTCCGGACGTGCCCTTCTTGGTTAACAACACGCCGGCCGAGGCTTGGCTTGAACTGATCAAGAGTGGTAATAGAGATCCTGGAGACATTCCTCTGTCTCAAAACCTGTCGAATCTTGTTCGGCTCGCGATGTTGTACAAATATGGAGGCGGTTACATGGACACAGACATCATAGTGCTAAAAGATTTCTTGGACTTGAGGAATGCAATTGGAGCACAAAGTCTTGACTTCACTACCAAGCAATGGAATAGGTTAAACAATGCGGTTATGATGTTTGACATTAACCATCCTGTTGTGTGGGAATTTTTACAGGAATTCTCCACTACTTTCAATGGGAACAAATGGGGTAACAATGGACCATACTTGGTGTCGAGGGTTATGGCGCGGCTCGAAGGCCATAACATTACTATTTTGCCACCTAAGGCCTTCTACCCTGTGGATTGGAATGGAATTGGGAAGCTTTACAAGAAACCGGAAGGCGAATTGGAATCAAGATGGGTGGAAAGCCAGATTGATGAACTTTCTAATGGTGAGAGCTATGCTGTGCATTTgtggaacaagagaagcaagaaTTTGGCCATTGAAGACGGGAGTGTCATGGCAAGATTAGTATCCACTCACTGTGTTGTTTGTGATACCATAACAACATAA